In a genomic window of Deltaproteobacteria bacterium:
- the pgsC gene encoding poly-gamma-glutamate biosynthesis protein PgsC, translated as MSELLPLSIGIGLVVSLLFTELFGVAAGGMVVPGYVALQLTRPLDVAVTIGSGFVAFLIVRSFASFTVVFGRRRTVLMILVGYLIGMFLRYANLTKASGFDFEVIGYIIPGLIAIWFDRQGVVETLSSLLTASAVVRLLLIIFVGTELWT; from the coding sequence ATGAGCGAGCTGCTTCCGCTTTCCATCGGGATCGGCCTCGTGGTGAGCCTGCTGTTCACCGAACTGTTCGGCGTCGCCGCCGGCGGCATGGTGGTGCCCGGCTACGTGGCGCTCCAGCTCACGCGCCCGCTCGACGTGGCCGTGACGATCGGCTCCGGCTTCGTCGCGTTTCTCATTGTGCGCTCGTTCGCTTCGTTCACCGTCGTGTTCGGCCGGCGACGCACAGTGCTCATGATCCTCGTCGGCTACCTGATCGGGATGTTCCTGCGTTACGCGAACCTCACCAAGGCGTCGGGATTCGATTTCGAGGTCATCGGCTACATCATCCCCGGCCTGATCGCGATCTGGTTCGACCGGCAGGGCGTGGTGGAGACGCTCTCGTCGCTGCTCACGGCCTCGGCGGTCGTCCGGCTCCTGCTCATCATTTTTGTCGGAACGGAGCTGTGGACATGA